In one window of Clupea harengus chromosome 4, Ch_v2.0.2, whole genome shotgun sequence DNA:
- the LOC116220353 gene encoding tumor necrosis factor receptor superfamily member 14-like isoform X2, producing MSLLHSFANAILMSVGPEVDEEIMVKLVIIVLIIQLTMSGVSPACGRAEYRIGQECCPMCGPGYYVRKHCTEFSSTACVPCLPPTYTDAPNGLASCKSCTVCDSSAGLRVKRTCSSTSDSLCEHLEGHYCTDPIKDGCRGAVEHSKCSPGQYVKQTGTVSTDTVCGDCVGDTYSNGSFTSCRPHTREREVRPYLQQRYSYNRD from the exons ATGAGTTTGTTGCACAGCTTTGCGAACGCCATCCTTATGTCAGTTGGACCCGAAGTTGATGAGGAAATCATGGTGAAGTTGGTGATTATAGTTCTGATCATCCAGCTGACCATGTCTGGGGTCTCTCCTGCCTGTGGTCGAGCTGAATATCGTATAGGGCAGGAATGCTGCCCTATGTGTGGTCCTG GTTATTATGTACGGAAACACTGCACTGAGTTTTCCAGCACGGCATGTGTTCCATGCCTGCCACCTACCTACACGGATGCACCAAATGGACTGGCGTCCTGTAAATCCTGCACAGTTTGTGACTCGA GTGCAGGTCTAAGAGTGAAGAGGACGTGCAGCTCCACTTCAGACTCACTCTGTGAGCATCTGGAAGGTCACTACTGTACTGACCCAatcaaagatggctgccgaggagCTGTGGAACACTCAAAGTGCTCACCAGGGCAGTATGTCAAACAGACAG GTACAGTATccacagatactgtgtgtggtgactgtgtagGCGACACATACTCAAATGGATCATTCACAtcctgcagaccacacacacg agaaagagaggtcagGCCATACTTACAACAGAGGTACAGTTACAACAGAG ACTGA
- the LOC116220353 gene encoding tumor necrosis factor receptor superfamily member 14-like isoform X1 → MSLLHSFANAILMSVGPEVDEEIMVKLVIIVLIIQLTMSGVSPACGRAEYRIGQECCPMCGPGYYVRKHCTEFSSTACVPCLPPTYTDAPNGLASCKSCTVCDSSAGLRVKRTCSSTSDSLCEHLEGHYCTDPIKDGCRGAVEHSKCSPGQYVKQTGTVSTDTVCGDCVGDTYSNGSFTSCRPHTRCDLIGLVVLREGSSSYDSDCSQRQNTVANVAGIIAGVAVLAAACGAVAFIYNRRNRKRKAQQEKERSGHTYNRGTVTTETEPDTTAK, encoded by the exons ATGAGTTTGTTGCACAGCTTTGCGAACGCCATCCTTATGTCAGTTGGACCCGAAGTTGATGAGGAAATCATGGTGAAGTTGGTGATTATAGTTCTGATCATCCAGCTGACCATGTCTGGGGTCTCTCCTGCCTGTGGTCGAGCTGAATATCGTATAGGGCAGGAATGCTGCCCTATGTGTGGTCCTG GTTATTATGTACGGAAACACTGCACTGAGTTTTCCAGCACGGCATGTGTTCCATGCCTGCCACCTACCTACACGGATGCACCAAATGGACTGGCGTCCTGTAAATCCTGCACAGTTTGTGACTCGA GTGCAGGTCTAAGAGTGAAGAGGACGTGCAGCTCCACTTCAGACTCACTCTGTGAGCATCTGGAAGGTCACTACTGTACTGACCCAatcaaagatggctgccgaggagCTGTGGAACACTCAAAGTGCTCACCAGGGCAGTATGTCAAACAGACAG GTACAGTATccacagatactgtgtgtggtgactgtgtagGCGACACATACTCAAATGGATCATTCACAtcctgcagaccacacacacg GTGTGACTTGATTGGACTTGTTGTCCTAAGAGAAGGATCATCTTCTTATGACTCTGATTGTAGTCAAAGACAAAACACTGTTGCCAATGTAGCTGGTATCATAGCTGGTGTTGCAGTCCTAGCTGCTGCATGTGGGGCTGTGGCATTTATATATAATAGAAGAAATAGGAAAAGAAAAGCTCAACAAG agaaagagaggtcagGCCATACTTACAACAGAGGTACAGTTACAACAGAG ACTGAACCAGACACGACTGCCAAATGA